In Dermacentor andersoni chromosome 4, qqDerAnde1_hic_scaffold, whole genome shotgun sequence, the following proteins share a genomic window:
- the LOC140217236 gene encoding zinc finger BED domain-containing protein 4-like: protein MVALDLLPYSFVEKRGSKALMKAAAPCYSLPYRTKLSRVLVPRLYDETKANVRQKLRKALEQGTSTLAFTRDIWTSRINESFLSPTCHFLTVKFEMKNFTFNTRHMLESHTAVNIAASLEQLCTDWEMPIDCVKYIGTDNGRNIRAAARKLSWLQRACFAHTLQLAISDAMSCTPANKRLCKKAKAIVGNYKRSLSGQERLNDLQRQLKEDVLHVVQDVDTRWNNQ, encoded by the coding sequence ATGGTCGCCTTGGACCTTCTCCCTTACAGCTTTGTAGAAAAGCGAGGGTCcaaagcactgatgaaagcagCTGCACCATGCTACAGTCTGCCATATCGAACAAAACTGTCGCGTGTGCTCGTGCCGCGCCTGTACGACGAAACAAAAGCAAATGTACGACAGAAGCTGCGAAAAGCACTTGAACAAGGAACAAGCACTCTCGCTTTTACGAGAGATATCTGGACGTCACGTATCAACGAGAGCTTCTTAAGCCCCACGTGTCATTTTCTTACGGTGAAGTTCGAGATGAAAAACTTCACTTTCAACACGCGGCATATGTTGGAGAGTCACACGGCTGTGAACATAGCTGCCTCATTGGAGCAGCTATGCACCGACTGGGAGATGCCAATTGACTGCGTGAAGTACATCGGGACGGACAACGGCCGCAATATCAGAGCGGCTGCCAGGAAACTGTCATGGCTCCAGCGAGCCTGCTTTGCACACACTCTGCAGCTGGCGATCAGCGATGCGATGTCGTGCACTCCGGCAAACAAGCGACTCTGCAAGAAGGCCAAAGCGATTGTAGGAAACTACAAACGCAGCCTTAGTGGGCAGGAAAGACTGAACGATCTGCAGAGGCAGTTGAAAGAGGACGTGCTCCATGTTGTGCAGGATGTTGACACAAGATGGAACAATCAGTAA